In Polyangiaceae bacterium, one DNA window encodes the following:
- a CDS encoding BamA/TamA family outer membrane protein — protein MGPALQRLLSIAPPRSQHFANLLAMLALALLSVGCASLPEGRSALDSVEFQGNDALDDGDIEEKIATRPSPRFLGLMQGVVYDYEVYDFYVLQRDLERVERLYRARGYYKAKARAARVEPSGDNHVRVKISVEEGPVTRVRRLDLFGDEHLPETLRRRLSTLAQAQVGVNQVFDEDEFKSAEAALERLLTDEGYAYAKIQRSADVDLPGNYASVRFDISPGILAKFGEVSVQGLGPLPEASIRRALDLHPGDPYSTSELEAAQQAVLDLGVLSNVHIESDLSDATRERVPLVVHLEPSKLHQLRLGVGSQIDVIRTDIHALVGWDHNNFLGGLRRLSLEAKPGVVLYPTRFPSFKTPTNLLPEVKTRAELTQPGFLEARTNAFLRVNYDIYAALLSSEIDENAPVLGYRELKGALGVDRSLWRFYFRPSHNIGLSVPFTYIGQLDPDLDRVLVSFLELFTSFDLRDDRVDPHKGVYLSNTFQVAGGPLGGDARDFKVQPEARIYVPLGRKLTFATRGSIGLLFPQNYGDTIASNAATGSPPPGTSRADWVRDIQIGFFRSFFSGGPNSNRGYALRDIGPHGVVPFYSPELNQADLDTRCQTDPTSTSCLLPLGGLTLWEASAELRYPITGSFSGATFCDTSDVAPEQVQFRFDRLHLSCGLGARYATPLGPFRADIGYRIPGLQTLNDSTGEGRPSSIFGAPIAVSIALGEAF, from the coding sequence ATGGGGCCCGCCCTTCAACGCCTGCTCTCGATCGCGCCGCCGCGGTCCCAGCACTTCGCCAACTTGCTCGCAATGCTCGCGCTTGCGCTGCTGAGTGTCGGCTGTGCATCTCTGCCGGAGGGACGCTCGGCGCTGGACAGCGTGGAGTTTCAGGGCAACGACGCCCTCGACGACGGCGATATCGAAGAGAAGATCGCAACACGCCCCTCCCCTCGCTTCCTGGGTCTGATGCAGGGCGTGGTCTACGACTACGAGGTCTACGACTTCTACGTATTGCAGCGTGATCTGGAGCGCGTCGAGCGCCTCTACCGCGCCCGTGGGTACTACAAGGCGAAAGCCCGCGCCGCGCGAGTCGAACCCAGTGGCGACAACCATGTACGAGTAAAGATCAGCGTCGAGGAGGGCCCTGTGACCCGCGTGCGGCGCCTGGATCTGTTCGGAGACGAACACCTCCCGGAAACGCTACGCCGGAGGCTCTCGACACTCGCACAAGCGCAAGTCGGAGTGAATCAAGTCTTCGACGAAGACGAGTTCAAATCCGCCGAGGCTGCGCTCGAGCGCCTGTTGACCGACGAAGGCTATGCCTACGCCAAGATTCAGCGCAGCGCAGACGTTGACCTACCAGGCAACTACGCGAGCGTTCGCTTTGACATCTCCCCAGGCATCCTCGCGAAGTTCGGCGAGGTCAGCGTTCAAGGGCTCGGTCCCCTTCCAGAGGCATCGATCCGACGGGCGCTGGATTTGCACCCGGGCGATCCCTACTCGACCAGCGAACTCGAAGCCGCGCAGCAAGCAGTCCTAGACCTTGGCGTGCTCTCGAATGTGCACATCGAGAGCGACCTGAGCGACGCCACGCGGGAGCGTGTCCCCCTCGTCGTGCACCTCGAGCCCTCCAAGCTGCATCAGCTACGCTTGGGCGTCGGCAGTCAGATCGACGTGATCCGCACGGATATTCACGCGCTGGTCGGCTGGGACCACAACAACTTCCTCGGTGGCCTTCGACGCCTCTCCCTGGAAGCAAAGCCTGGCGTGGTGCTCTACCCCACTCGGTTCCCCAGCTTCAAGACCCCGACGAACTTGCTCCCAGAGGTCAAGACGCGCGCGGAGCTGACGCAGCCGGGTTTCCTCGAGGCAAGAACGAACGCCTTCCTGCGGGTGAACTACGACATCTACGCTGCCCTGCTGTCCTCGGAGATAGATGAGAACGCTCCGGTGCTCGGCTATCGCGAGCTAAAAGGCGCCCTCGGCGTCGACCGCTCGCTCTGGCGCTTCTACTTCCGCCCGAGCCACAACATCGGGCTCAGCGTGCCTTTCACTTACATCGGCCAGCTCGATCCCGACCTCGACCGCGTCCTCGTTTCCTTTCTGGAGCTGTTCACCTCCTTCGATCTGCGAGACGACCGGGTTGACCCCCACAAGGGCGTGTACCTCTCCAATACCTTCCAGGTGGCCGGCGGTCCCCTCGGTGGCGATGCTCGTGACTTCAAGGTGCAGCCCGAAGCACGCATCTATGTACCCCTCGGTCGCAAGTTGACGTTCGCGACGCGCGGTAGCATCGGCTTGTTGTTCCCCCAAAACTACGGCGACACCATCGCGAGCAACGCCGCAACCGGATCGCCTCCGCCCGGAACCAGTCGCGCCGACTGGGTCCGAGACATCCAGATCGGCTTCTTTCGTTCGTTCTTCTCCGGCGGCCCCAACTCGAACCGCGGCTACGCGCTACGCGACATCGGTCCTCACGGCGTGGTCCCGTTCTACAGCCCCGAACTGAATCAAGCAGACTTGGACACTCGCTGCCAAACAGACCCCACCAGCACCAGCTGCCTCTTGCCGCTCGGCGGTCTGACCCTCTGGGAGGCATCTGCGGAGCTGCGCTACCCCATCACCGGGAGCTTCTCTGGAGCTACCTTCTGCGACACCAGCGACGTCGCCCCGGAGCAAGTCCAGTTCCGCTTCGACCGCCTGCACCTGTCGTGCGGCCTGGGAGCACGCTACGCGACCCCCCTTGGTCCTTTCCGCGCAGATATTGGGTACCGCATCCCAGGCCTGCAAACGCTCAACGACTCAACGGGCGAGGGTCGACCTTCGAGCATCTTCGGCGCGCCAATCGCCGTGTCCATAGCCCTGGGGGAAGCGTTTTGA